AGCCTCATGTGGAGATGGGTACCAAGACCTCTAGCAATACCTGTTCCGGCCGCCGATTTCTTGGTAACGATTTGATTTTTAATAAAAGAAGAAATTCTCCGGCGATCCGCCTGTCGATCACCGGCTACACTTCCACGCCTCGATGCTGTTTTTCCCGTAGAGGGTAGGTGCTAATCCTGTCGTGGGTCGGCGACAGATCACAGCTGGTTGCGCCAGAATTGATCTTCCTTGTCCATGATCCGGGTGGCTTCTTCCGGACCCCAAGTTCCCGCGGGATAGGTAATGATGTAATCCATTTCCCGTGACCAACGCTTGATGAACGGATCGACGGCGCGCCATGCCCATTCGACCTCGTCAAAACGAATAAACAGCGCCTTGTCTCCTTCCAACACGTCGAGCAGCAGCGCCTCATAGGCATCCAGTTCTTTCTCTCCGTCGCGGCGATAACTGGCATTGAGCTGGGTGGGACGGATGCGCATTTCCAAACCCGGTTCCTTGACGTGTAGCTCAATTTTCAGACTCTCGGGCTCCAGCGACAGGAGAATCCAGTTAGGCTCGATGCGGTCGATGGGGGTTTCGCGGAAGAGCTGCTGCGGGGTATGGCGAAAACGGATGGCGACGCTGGAGCTCTTTGCGGGCATGCGCTTGCCGGTGCGCAGATAGAAAGGGACGCCACGCCAGCGCCAATTATCGATGTAGAATTTGGCGGCTACAAAAGTCTCGGTAATGGAATTGGGCGCCACTCCTGGCTCGTCGGCATAGCCGGGCACATGCTGATGGTCGATGACCCCCGGTCCGTACTGGGCGCGGATTGCATGGGCATGAATGGCCGTCTTGGGAATTGGACGAATGGAGCGCAGGACCTTCACTTTTTCGTCGCGCAAGGCATCGGCTGCGAGAGAGGGCGGAGGTTCCATGGCCACCAAAGTAAGAATCTGCATCAGGTGGTTCTGTACCATATCGCGCAGAGCCCCCGCCTGATCGTAATAGCCAGCACGGTTTTCTACGCCCAATTCCTCGGCTACGGTAATCTGCACGTGATCGATAAAGTTACGATTCCAAACGGCCTCGATGGGAAGGTTGGCGAAGCGGAAGACCAGCAGATTTTGTACGATCTCCTTGCCCAGGTAATGATCGATGCGGTAGATCTGTTCCTCCCGAAAATGGCGATGGATTTGTTCGTTCAGTTGTACAGCGCTTTCCAAGTCATTGCCGAAGGGTTTTTCGATCACGATGCGATAGTCGCCATCACGGTGAAAGCCTGCCGCCGAAAGGTTTTGCAGCACGATAAAGAAATCCTGTGGGCGGATGGCGAGATAAAAGATGCTGCGTTCGGGCTGTTGTGCGCCATCCTTGGTCAATTGTTTGGCAAGAGACTGGTAGAGGTCTGCCTCGTGCAGTTCCCCGCGCAAGTAATGAAAGCGGGCGGCAAAATTTTTGTAGTGTTCCTCGTGGAAATCGCCGGCAAAGGATTCCAATTGCTCGCGCAAGAATTCCAACCAGCCGGAATCGTCCCAGGGACGCCTGCCAACGGCATGGATCTGCAGCTCCTCGGGAAGCAGTCCGGCGCATTGCAGGTGATAGAGAGAAGGTAGAAGCTTGCGCGAGGCGAGATCGCCGGTAGCGCCGAAAATGACGAACTGACAGATGCAATCCTCGCTCATTTTGCCTCCTGTACTACGGCGTGACCACCAAACTGATTGCGCATCATGGCCAGCAGCTTGGCGGCATAGTCATCCTTACCCTGACTGGCCCAGCGCATTTGCAGGGCGAGGGTGATCACCGGGGCGGGAACCTTTTGCGCCAATGCCGCCTGTGCGGTCCATAGCCCTTCTCCGGAATCCGCAACGATGGGAGCAATATCCGCCAAGACCTGATCCTTGTGCAGGGTATCGGCAGTGAGATCCAGTAACCAGGAGCGCACCACGCTGCCATAGCGCCACATCTCGGCCACTGCGGCCAGATCCAGGTGGAATTCCGCCTTGCCCTGGAGGATGGCAAAGCCTTCGGCGAGGGCCTGCATCATGCCGTACTCGATGCCGTTGTGAACCATCTTGACGAAATGTCCGCTGCCGACTGGACCGCAGTGCAGCCAGCCTTTGTCAGCCCCTGGTGCAAGAATTTTCAGAAAGGGCTCGACTTTGGCCACTGCTTCCGGTTTGCCCCCCACCATCAGGGCATAGCCCTCCTGCAGGCCCCAAACACCGCCGGATACGCCAGCATCCACATATTCTACGCCATGCGCCTCGACTTCCTTGGCCTGCGCCATGGAGTCACCATAAAAGGCATTAGCGCCGTTGACGAGGACGTCGCCCGTGGCGAGGAGCGGCAGGATTTCTCGGATGTGCTCGGCGGTCGGAGCGCCTGCTGGCAGCATCAGCCACACGACGCGCGGGGCGGGCAGCTGTCCGACCAGTTCTTGCAAGGTGGTGGCGGCCTGCATTCCCGTCTCCTTCGCCAACTCCTGCGCCTTTTCGATATGGCGGTTGTAGGCGACCACCTCGGCACCATCGCGCTGCAGACGGCGTGCCATATTGCCGCCCATGCGTCCTAAACCCACCATTCCGATTTTGCCTACTGCCATGTTCCACCTCCTGACGATCCCCGGCTGACACTGCTATGCTCTCAGTATAGTCAGCTCATAAGGATCAGGACGGATGGCGATGGAATTTTCTTTGGGTACGCCGCTGGCAGCAGGGGCAACGCGGATTCTGCTGCTGGGCGCTGGTGAATTGGGCAAGGAGTTCATCATCGCCGCGCAGCGTCTGGGGGTGGAGACTATCGCCGTCGACCGCTACGCCCATGCGCCTGCCATGCAGGTCGCGCATCGTAGCGAGGTCATCGATATGACCGATGCCGACGCGATTCTGGCCCTGGTGGCGCGTGAACGGCCAGATTTTGTGGTACCGGAAATCGAGGCCATCGCCACCCACGCCTTGGCGCAAATTGAAGAAAGAGGCCTGGCCACGGTCATTCCCACGGCCCGAGCGGTGCGCCTGACCATGGATCGCGAAGGCATCCGCCGCCTTGCCGCCGAGGAGCTCTCCCTGCGAACCTCTCCCTATGCCTTTGCTGGTTCTTTGGTGGAGCTGCAGAAAGCCAGCGCGAAGATCGGTTTCCCCTGCGTCGTCAAGCCGGTGATGTCTTCCAGCGGCAAGGGGCAGTCGGTGCTGCACTCCTTCGACGAAGTCGGCGCCGCTTGGGAGGAAGCGCAGAGCGCCGGGCGGGTGCGTGGCCAGCGAGTCATTATCGAGGGTTTTGTCGATTTCGATTTTGAAATCACCCTGCTGACGGTGCGGGGCGCGACCGAAACGGTCTTTTGTGAACCCATTGGCCATCGCCAGGAGGCGGGCGATTACGTCGAATCCTGGCAACCGCAGCCCATGTCCGCCAAGGCACTGACCGCGGCGCAGGAAATGGCGCGGCAGGTGACCGAGGCCTTGGGCGGACGCGGTATCTTTGGGGTGGAATTCTTTGTGCGCGGCGAGGAGGTCTATTTCAGCGAATTATCCCCTCGCCCTCACGACACCGGTATGGTGACGCTGATCAGCCAGCGCCAGAACGAATTTGAGCTGCACCTGCGCGCGATCCTCGGTTTGCCGGTGGATCCGGGATTTCGGCGCGCCTCGGCTTCGGCAGTGATTCGCGCCGGCGACGTCGGCTGGGGGCCGGTATACAGCGGCGTAGCTGCTGCCCTAGCCGTCCCCGAAAGCGATCTGCACCTGTTTGGTAAACCGCAGGCGCAGAAGCTGCGTCGCCTCGGGGTAGCATTGGCCAGCGCGGACACGATCGACCTCGCCCGCCAGCGGGCGAAACAGGCGGCCGCAGAAATCCAAGTCGCCCGTGGTTGAGCGTAAGCCGCCCTTTTACTTCGTGTTGCTGGGGGGAGCCGTCTTCACGGTGACGCTGTTTTGTTCTTGCTCCTGTGTTGTTAACGATGCGCCTGATTTCCTGTTCTCGGAGCCGAAGTGCCACGCTTGCGGCGCCGGTTGTGTGAACAAAGGGTCTGCCGTATCTTCTGGAGCGGTGACGGTGATATCGGCCACCGCCATTTGTTTTAGTGCCGCCAGGATGATTAGCGCCATAAGAGAATGTTTTAGTATCCTGCGTTTCACGATGATCACCTCCATGGATATTGGGTGAAATAATTTTGGCTTCATTCTCTTGTTAGCACAAAGAAAATTATTTGTTGCCATATTTTATTTTATAAATAATAATTACAAATGATTTTCTTGATAAGGCTGTGTAATCATATGTGGCAGATAAAAAAGGCAGCAATACTCTGCTGCCATTAACCCCACGCCACCATGGGGAGGAGGAAAATTGCTCTTAAAAACTGTATTGCAACATCAATCGATCATCGACGAAGGTGCCATGATAATTCGCAAACGGATTGCTGTGATCAATGGCCAGGCGATTACGTAGAGATAGCCCTTTCCAGAACCCTCCTGGGGTATACGTCACATCAATGTAGTTGGCTTCTACATTCGGGTAAAAAGGGGCGGTGTGATACCAGCTATAGGAATATTTGAAACGAAGATTGGGTAAGGGAAAAAACACGAAGCCGGCCTTCCAGGCATGGCCAGAGGCAGACGCCGATACAAGCCCATAATTCATGATGCTGGTGTAGAGGGGGTCAGCACTATACTGTTGCGAGAAGGGCGAAATGAAGCCGCCGTTCATCAAGGTCTCGCCACTGGGCAGGGTCGTGGCACGTTGCGGGATATGGTTGTAGGCTGCAAAAATGCTGCCACGCATACCCCAAAGCCGCGCCTTGATGCCTAGCATGCCGCCAAACACCGTGGCATTCACTGGCCCTGCCAATTGGGCGCCGTCGGCCCATTCCCGAGCGTACTGAAAATCTGCAAATGGCTGAAAATAATGAAAAAGTTCTGGCGTGGTATAACCTAGAGTGCCATAGAACAGATTGGTCAGGTCATAGAAACGGTAGAACCACGCGCTGGCCTTGATGCCCAGTTCCTGGGCCTTGAGGCCAAAGGCAAGGGTCCCATTGCTATCGTCTGGGAGGTAGCTGTAGTGGGCATTGTAATTGAGCAGCGTTTGCCGATGGTAATCCGCCTGAATGCGATTTTTATAGCGAAATTCGCGAATCGCGATGATGCTCAGGTTGGGTAGGGGATGGAGCGTTGCGGTGACCGCTTGATAGGTGTTGGGAATCATGAAAGCGTCGGCAGGTCCCATCCACGGAGTATTGAGTAGCAAATTGCCAACGTCCACCTGCAACCAGGGATTTTGGTATTGCAGATATGCTTGGCCAAGTACATTCAAAGATGTTCTGGAGCCCATCAGCAAAGGGTCCAAGCGTTTCTGGGCGCCGCTTGTGTCATTGACCCCAAGATCGTTGGCCGTGTAAAAAGCGACGCCGGCGCTTACGCCGAAAAGGGGCGCCGTCTGTACCTTGATCATGCCGCCAAGAGAATACGCATAGCGATTCTCCACGGCGTCACCGCCAAACATCTGGTTGTAATAATACGAGCGAATATCGCCCGTGACCGTAGACTTCTCCAAAAAGTCCTGAAGCGTCTGACCCTGGCTGATGGTTGGTAGGGCAATTAATCCGACTATGAATAATGGTATTTTTTTCATTGATTACTCCTCTTTTCTTCTCGCTGCATGAAAACACATTCTGTCTTCTTGCGAGTAGAGAATAGGTGGTCCAAAATCTGGACGCCAATGCTTATTTATTATTACTGAAATTACTTCCGGTAATTACTATGCCCTTGTCGTTGGCTCAGAGCTGCTCTATGCTGAACGCCTGTGTGTCATGAAGGGAGCTTGTGAGGATGCAAACGAGTATTCGCAATCAACTCAGTGGAAAGGTGCTGGAGATCATGGAAGACAAGGTGCTGACGGAGGTGGTCATGGAAACCGCGGCAGGCAAGATCGCTGCAGTGATTACCACCCGCAGTGCCCGGGAGATGAACCTGCAGGTGGGGGACAAGGTGGCCGCTATCATCAAGGCCACCAACGTTTCTATTGGTAAATGAGTTAAAACTTGTAGGTGAACATCACTCGGTTGTAGACAAAGGAGTGCTGACCCGAGCCTGGGTATAGTCCGGGCGCGCCACCATTTCCCACCTCGACCTGATCCCGTAGGCAGAGGCCCTGGAACATGCCCCCCGGGAAATAACTCACGTTGAAGTGGGTCCAGTTGCTGTCCCCGGAAAAGTACGTATTGAACTGTGAGAAACCGGCGGTAAATTGCAGTTGCTTGGGAATCGGCCAATAGGCGGCACGTACCCGCCAGCCATGCCCCGGTCCCACGCCCACCAAGCCCTGGATCATGGCGTCTACATAGAGAGGGTCTGCGGTGTAGCCGACGGTGTAGGGCGAGATGATGGCGCCGCCACCCAAAGCGTTGGCGTGCAGCTCAGTGCTGTCGTAGGCATACCAGAGACTGCCATGGGGAAATTGAATACCTGCCTTCACTCCCCAACTTGTCGCATTGACGCCCTGACCGGGCTGTCCGAACAAAGTCGTGCCGGTGCTTGCGAAGGCCTCGCCAGCGCCCCATTCGCGGGTAAACTGGGCGGCAACAAATGGCTGTGCAGGAGCAGAAACCGGCAAACGGTAACTGCCGTCCCAATAGAGCATATTGGCAAACTGATCAAACTGGTAAAACCAAGCCTGAGTCTTGGCAGTGTGCCAATGATACTGGGCGCCGAAGGCCAAGGCGCCGTTGCTCGGGTGCTCCATGGAGTAACTTTGCGGCAGGACGTTGGGGCCACCATAGAGGTAATCGCCGTAGCTCGGGCCATAATAGTAGAGGTTGGTGCGGGTGAATTGGTCGTTGGTGCGATCTTTCCAACGGAAAATGCGCAGTGCATCCAGCGTCAAACCGGATACCGGGTGCACCGCCAGGGTGACGCCCTGATAGGTGACCGGGATGACCCGACCACCCACACGATTGAGCCAGGGGGTATCGACGAGCTGGTTACCGACCTTGGCGGTGAGCCAGTGGTCCTGGTACTCCAAATAGGCCTGACCCAGGGCGTTGACGGAGTTTTGATCCCCCATCAGGGTTTTGTCGACCCGCGCCGGGTTACTCGCCAGAGTGCCCAGGGCGTTCGCGGTGTAGAAGCTCACCCCGACTCGAAAACCGCTCAAAAATGGCGCCGTGAGGATGTTGATGCGGCCGGCGAGAGAATACGCGTACGCGTTGATGGTGTTGGGAGTGCCATAGAGGCGGGTGAAATAATAGGAGCGAATCTGCCCGTCGATCTTGCTCTTGGCGAAGAACTGGCTCAGGGTCTCGCCATGGGCAACGCCACCCAGGGCGCAAGCGGCCAACACGATTGCATGGAGAGTTTTTGCGTTTCATCGGTCATTCCTGTTGGTAGTACTTAATCATATATAACGAAAGCTAGAACGATCTGCTCACTTGCGAACAGATCGTCAGTTGCTCACGACTTGCGCGATCAGCTTAGGGGCGCGCCTTTGGGTGCGCTGTAGCCGTCGTCGCGGAACATCTTCTGACCCTCAGGACTCTGCATGAACTTGATGAAGGCCTCGCCCAGTTTTGGGTCGGGCGCCGTACTCGGCACCGCGGCGTAGAAGACCAAAGGCTGTGGAGTGACGGTCTTTTCCTTGCCATCCACATCAAGTTTGAAACCCGCCTTATCGTACCAGGATTGCTTGTATTGCGGGTCACTCAGGTTGATCTGCACCGGCAACTTGATATACGGCAGGTGCAAGGACTTGACGGCACTCAGGTAGCCTGAGGATGCCGCAATCTGCCCTGCCTTGAGTCGCGCCAGCAGAGACATTTCGGTGAAGATCTGCTTGGGATTTTCTATCGGCCCGAGAATTTTCTGCACCAGACCGGGCTGGTGATAATATTTTTCCGCAAGCTGCATGGTGAACACGATGTTCTGCCCCTGGGGGTCGGTCTTGGGGTCGGTGCGACCGAAGGTGGCGCCAGGCAACTGCAGAATCTTGTACCAAGGCATCTTGCCACTAGCAAAATCCTTCGCAAAGGGACCGTTGGGACTGTAGGCGATACACATCTGGGTACTGGCGACCGGATAGGCGGTCTTGACCAGCCCTGCCTTTTGCAGCACCTCGATGGGGCCGGGCGTAATGGATATGAACACGTCAGGGGTGATCTGGTGTCCAACGATTAGGTGGGCCAGGGCATAAGCTCCTTGACCCTCGCCGCGAAATTCGACGTGATGGCTCTTGGCGAAGGCCGGGCCCAGGTGCAGGTTCATGACGTTACCCATGGAACCGGCAAACGCGGCGAGCATGGTTTCGGCATTCGCCGCTACGGGCAGGATAAGGCCCAAGGCGAAAGCGACGGCAAGAGGGGTTTTGCGAAGAGATTTCATCGGCGTAGGCTCCAGTGCGATATGATATTCGCGAATATATAAAGCCTCGATCGAAATGTAAACTAGAATATAGCGATGGGCCTATAAAATTCGGTCACCCCCGGGATCTGCGGCCCATGATAGAGCGCAAATCTGCCCTGACCTCTTCTTGGTGGCGGTTGATCGCACCTAGCGGGTGAAGACAATCTCGTGCGCTTTGCAGGCATCTATGGTCGCAGCGAAGTACCCGCCTGATTCTGCATCCTTCGAAGGGCCTTTTTTATGCGCTGTGTTCTGGAACTGGTGGCACAACTTGAGCAAGCCGTTCACTTGGGTGGTCGTGGTGCCCACTAGCCTTGACCATCGAGGCCGGTTTGTCCTCTACAGCCGGGACGAGCACTTCAACGCCGCGGGCGGTCTGGCCGTCCAGATCGCAGAGTGAAGAGATTGCCACAAGCGCTTGGGATATTTGGTGCCGTTGAGGAGAATCGGACCTCTGACCTACGGATTATGAATGAAGATCCCTCGCTTCCCATGACTTCTCATTGAATCCGGATTACCTATGTAAATCAGAGGGTAGGGACTATTTTCAATGATTATTGAGGTGGTTGCAATCGGACAACACTTTGGCTCCAGGTAAGCCACAGGTAAGCCGCGGACAGATGAGCCACTGATTGTTTATCATTCGGTCATTCCGCTTCGAGCAGCTGATCACTCGTGAGCATTGTGGGCTAGGGCCATCCTTTTGCACCCGGTGGCGCTAAACGGGTTAGGAAAATCGGTCTTCTGGAGGGTCTCTATCAAGAGGGGCGGTTTGCTTGACTGGTGCTTATAAACCGTGCTGGCTCATATAAACCATAGCAATTGGTTTATTTAAACCAAAGTTGAGAAACATCATTTATATATATAAATATAACAACATGTTTTTGTTAGATTCTTATACGCTGGCCTTTGTGGCCCGGAAGTTGCTCCTATTAATGAGTAAGCTCCTCGATCACGGAACTGAAGGGAGGTTTCCATGGATAAATGGGTACTGCAGGTAATGACGCCCCAAGAGTGGGAACATGTAATGATCATGACAAGCCAGAACTTGGGGCATGTAGATTTGAAAGTGGTTGCTCTGGGCATGGCGGTAGTTCCGCTTTTTGCGCCGGGAAAACTTAGGAGAGCGATGGAGGAAGCGATTACGAAGGGCCTCAGCCTAGAAATCTGTTCGGTAAGTATGGGGGTTGCTGGACTAGAAAACGCAGAACCTCCCAAAGGGGCGGTTTTGCAGCCGGGTTTGAAAGCGGTCGCCGCCGCGCGTGCTGCCGGATATACCTATTTCGTTGTCGCTTGATCAGCTAGTTCCGACTAGAAAGGATTTGATCATGTCCGGGATATCGATTACTGCTCCTCAGTGGGTAGGTATACTTGTTGGATTCACCATCGGTGGTTTGGCAGAGGCATGGGGAATCGCAAACCCCGAATCAATTATTCGACTCACACGTTGGATCGACCGCCTATTTGTTACCTGTATTTCCTTAGGAGGAGCTTTTGCTGTATTGCTCTTGTATGGCCTATATGCCCTTGGCATTGATATGCACTTTGGCCTGAAACCATTGTATTTCTATGGCGTCGGGCTCGGAGGAATCCTCTTTGGTATCGGGTTGGCGATTTCCGGCTATTTTCCGGGGTCTGAGTGGATGGCATTGGGTGAGGGGCGTCGGGATGCATTGTTCGCAATTCCTGCTGGGCTTCTTGGGGCTGCATCCTGGACAGCTCTTTATCAGACCTCTGCAGGTCAATGGTTGGTCAATCAAGCAAATGTTGGTTCGGTAATCATCACCGGTCAAACCATTGCAAAAACAAGCCCGATAACTCTCTTCTTGATTGCTATACCATACG
This sequence is a window from Acidithiobacillus sp. AMEEHan. Protein-coding genes within it:
- the zwf gene encoding glucose-6-phosphate dehydrogenase; its protein translation is MSEDCICQFVIFGATGDLASRKLLPSLYHLQCAGLLPEELQIHAVGRRPWDDSGWLEFLREQLESFAGDFHEEHYKNFAARFHYLRGELHEADLYQSLAKQLTKDGAQQPERSIFYLAIRPQDFFIVLQNLSAAGFHRDGDYRIVIEKPFGNDLESAVQLNEQIHRHFREEQIYRIDHYLGKEIVQNLLVFRFANLPIEAVWNRNFIDHVQITVAEELGVENRAGYYDQAGALRDMVQNHLMQILTLVAMEPPPSLAADALRDEKVKVLRSIRPIPKTAIHAHAIRAQYGPGVIDHQHVPGYADEPGVAPNSITETFVAAKFYIDNWRWRGVPFYLRTGKRMPAKSSSVAIRFRHTPQQLFRETPIDRIEPNWILLSLEPESLKIELHVKEPGLEMRIRPTQLNASYRRDGEKELDAYEALLLDVLEGDKALFIRFDEVEWAWRAVDPFIKRWSREMDYIITYPAGTWGPEEATRIMDKEDQFWRNQL
- the gnd gene encoding phosphogluconate dehydrogenase (NAD(+)-dependent, decarboxylating); amino-acid sequence: MAVGKIGMVGLGRMGGNMARRLQRDGAEVVAYNRHIEKAQELAKETGMQAATTLQELVGQLPAPRVVWLMLPAGAPTAEHIREILPLLATGDVLVNGANAFYGDSMAQAKEVEAHGVEYVDAGVSGGVWGLQEGYALMVGGKPEAVAKVEPFLKILAPGADKGWLHCGPVGSGHFVKMVHNGIEYGMMQALAEGFAILQGKAEFHLDLAAVAEMWRYGSVVRSWLLDLTADTLHKDQVLADIAPIVADSGEGLWTAQAALAQKVPAPVITLALQMRWASQGKDDYAAKLLAMMRNQFGGHAVVQEAK
- the purT gene encoding formate-dependent phosphoribosylglycinamide formyltransferase yields the protein MEFSLGTPLAAGATRILLLGAGELGKEFIIAAQRLGVETIAVDRYAHAPAMQVAHRSEVIDMTDADAILALVARERPDFVVPEIEAIATHALAQIEERGLATVIPTARAVRLTMDREGIRRLAAEELSLRTSPYAFAGSLVELQKASAKIGFPCVVKPVMSSSGKGQSVLHSFDEVGAAWEEAQSAGRVRGQRVIIEGFVDFDFEITLLTVRGATETVFCEPIGHRQEAGDYVESWQPQPMSAKALTAAQEMARQVTEALGGRGIFGVEFFVRGEEVYFSELSPRPHDTGMVTLISQRQNEFELHLRAILGLPVDPGFRRASASAVIRAGDVGWGPVYSGVAAALAVPESDLHLFGKPQAQKLRRLGVALASADTIDLARQRAKQAAAEIQVARG
- a CDS encoding TOBE domain-containing protein; amino-acid sequence: MQTSIRNQLSGKVLEIMEDKVLTEVVMETAAGKIAAVITTRSAREMNLQVGDKVAAIIKATNVSIGK
- a CDS encoding OprD family outer membrane porin, coding for MLAACALGGVAHGETLSQFFAKSKIDGQIRSYYFTRLYGTPNTINAYAYSLAGRINILTAPFLSGFRVGVSFYTANALGTLASNPARVDKTLMGDQNSVNALGQAYLEYQDHWLTAKVGNQLVDTPWLNRVGGRVIPVTYQGVTLAVHPVSGLTLDALRIFRWKDRTNDQFTRTNLYYYGPSYGDYLYGGPNVLPQSYSMEHPSNGALAFGAQYHWHTAKTQAWFYQFDQFANMLYWDGSYRLPVSAPAQPFVAAQFTREWGAGEAFASTGTTLFGQPGQGVNATSWGVKAGIQFPHGSLWYAYDSTELHANALGGGAIISPYTVGYTADPLYVDAMIQGLVGVGPGHGWRVRAAYWPIPKQLQFTAGFSQFNTYFSGDSNWTHFNVSYFPGGMFQGLCLRDQVEVGNGGAPGLYPGSGQHSFVYNRVMFTYKF
- a CDS encoding extracellular solute-binding protein, translating into MKSLRKTPLAVAFALGLILPVAANAETMLAAFAGSMGNVMNLHLGPAFAKSHHVEFRGEGQGAYALAHLIVGHQITPDVFISITPGPIEVLQKAGLVKTAYPVASTQMCIAYSPNGPFAKDFASGKMPWYKILQLPGATFGRTDPKTDPQGQNIVFTMQLAEKYYHQPGLVQKILGPIENPKQIFTEMSLLARLKAGQIAASSGYLSAVKSLHLPYIKLPVQINLSDPQYKQSWYDKAGFKLDVDGKEKTVTPQPLVFYAAVPSTAPDPKLGEAFIKFMQSPEGQKMFRDDGYSAPKGAPLS